A window from Diachasmimorpha longicaudata isolate KC_UGA_2023 chromosome 5, iyDiaLong2, whole genome shotgun sequence encodes these proteins:
- the LOC135162995 gene encoding maternal protein tudor-like isoform X1, giving the protein MTVVAPGREFTIYVTHVDSQGPLLRVWGQIDKDAAVRIESLIAMMSPGFEKGFGAIQRDAQLTLHTTCCAYHDDAFYRARILRSNSGNGTVLVHFQDYGNTETVSYGDIRILNDTQEGIQLQTMPPVATDFIMAEVLPFKDVWDPATVHNIKHTLRYNEMMAVVCSVLQNKTRMLKLFFDGQDYSELMINNRMALPASSDDLTNLICASPSSPAVPSHQHRQTRPNQPQYPPQSHLTPHHQQPAFDTFNYNHSQKPCNNNFYQKPKLQGYQSYPRQPQENWRQQAPQQPFYVPPHQYPLTPAPNSNSPLSLEKAAPKTAQSMVNRVLKYRRYPVLVSFVEDGPLKFAVQPEENLEELTDLMKQISSCSLKLLSEPPIPGSVCLGRYSQDGTLRRAVVRSVTDSLQAKVFYIDYGSSEILSHSDIYELPLEFAHPYVFSIRFTLSSVQYLIVSEEMKKYFQELVQGKRMILDVVPPENSPLMQYGHLWDNGRNILDMLIAKFPGCTENWPERRPLSRGIKKAVHVCYVQGCSNFYVQLDDDTNTLERLTKTLEECIKTAPPVKPASIKPGYKCLAHCSVDSQWYRAKVIKTDGNQVTVHYVDYGNNEPIPISALRTVGGEVLTRIPALGIKCSLYDFQGKEVIQEVDNLFEKMVMDKVLEMVVLNHHAEGIVVKMFDKSVQPHVDVGEQMKGFVQRSVMEAQIRSNVQTGPPARGRRSSVKTQLQSHPHKSKSKNIRHPRDEINSWKSPEPLHKVWKDQENEQKYQDLQAQRTAPQEWVVAPQADRFTSRNDRNERSSRDSPRLDRSDARIERSPHDLTPRTSDRSNRTNPITPSSRSERNPSNEKVWNDKDSDTSSRGGGSRRERPSRGGGNRPQRNDFQRSPRDSESSESSYKSPRPLSNSKNPAGRSPRDLSGNNRRQNELRDSRKPSSASYQFPSTSSILSSPSAPQKTQQLRIPPPNVTLGAIKNCELVHIVSPADFWIILHPDYQELDGLMMKISDSYKMKGHVLSQTSIKPGTDCVAQFSEDSEWYRATVEEVTPTGAKVRFVDYANCEVVPFDKIQGIKEEVCKLPAQAVRVKLLAANEKIWDPIEIDAFTSALELKPLEAEFVGLENKIYTILLREVVDGVPQKEYINERYSNGTDLMEAKELSRNKSRKANQSRRPRASAPDYAPMNQKWKDSSVDLGGPLEVMVTWCLNPHNFYCQPLAAEEEFKQMMNDIQRVYAGRTPVEEPLEVGTAVIAVFADDGAYYRAEILELNKLRGNIIRYIDFGNCAMVETKKTFRVEKQFMEMPKQAFNCTLKNVVPVSGNNWTKSNSHEIDKLFNVEKFECCIHEIKDNKYTVSLMFEEKDLAGIMVEKGLADFAVSSTVVEEPEVVKSKDSAAVGQAEKAASAHEQPTVRIDISRLEGQTIRVKVSNVEGPERFHILLPSAGECEKGVVDFMAGKSAEVLPKLSKREVFLGSGCLVETKGGWQRAVVISTSRSTGFDVRLIDTGAKLVIPMDCMLALPSQLALMQNQAVECYVKNAKSNANVDQNFKAMVEHKEVIIRVENVDNNRLAVSIFDTTGHKIQLTPTDPPEAICPLLPMPIIHSVNRVIISHVNHSKSFYLQQASGIPDLQSLLDELFNFYSNSGRPLDRSNSSSILCAAQSEDENWYRAKILEVTETGALVQYLDYGNTEEVPCHLLKVLEPQHLIKPQMSLEVSLSVTLKGTESEQSEALKPLILDKEFTASLYYIRSKWIVELEDSPGAKISETLRSLNLLKPEEQPKKVEIDPTEPDDLIVGGKYKIAVTHADNPAQFYIQRLRDASAIDALQEKLQSEVLSYSQIEGIPEENLFCAATYSADGLWYRAEVIDADEDLVTVRFVDFGNTDSITDIKSGIKQLPESMKSIKRYGIKCRLDLIPSGEEDWSEGTCEKFRTMATAKEFIDAVLIADGNPKRFELFVGDENIGDKLVEEKLAIKVHGVEEIFDEIVHRELDPRSAFVSHINSPSEFWVQEEKFVADLETIADRFVVADMFGRIEEMQEGSLCVAKFPEDQNWYRARIISHGDTGTNVIYIDYGNSAVSTEIRQIPEDLAAIPPLSRKCCLPLPEGVEHWSQKACEEFTKMADDGATIFILEVIEEGETSKVKLILDDSDISEQLGELCDKPVAVIEERLSPLGEETSPNVVVSHVVSPHEFWLQADYKMADLDLMAEHLENAHSLLPLNNLSEGTICAARFPEDNLWYRAKILCHSESETEVLYIDYGNSAVTSELRALPEDIIRIPHLSMFSSLKLPEELECWSQEACEKFIELVADGATMFEYEELSEDDPSLIKLSLNGQDVVELLAPLCKKKQIPEIDEELRKEVSKIQMMRDSTADETLTNSCQVQHEINVEKSREEIVNKLGDMIIQTESISEHLSSSIAGIEGTAHSELSSTNVSVKIESPPDGTLQKPEEVVMEGNEADALEGSREGCSIARELTADDIIELYSQPPAEGPNGVDDEAMGGGRNIVGDEEVIPALKEETIGDSEQTESPVLTATESADILDRGESITEISGVDLSTAESTKHDKIYPENENRHSTLVDEQTTSDAICKLSQLNLSENTETSIDSKNNLSVDLSQASADTNKLQNSGEIPKSPESPNTPHSEKPVSEVVKRENDDAVLTIEKETN; this is encoded by the exons ATGACAGTCGTTGCACCGGGCAGGGAATTCACGATTTATGTGACTCATGTGGACAGCCAGGGTCCTCTCCTCCGGGTATGGGGACAAATCGATAAGGATGCAGCGGTGAGAATCGAGTCATTGATTGCAATGATGAGCCCAGGCTTTGAAAAGGGTTTTGGGGCGATCCAGCGCGATGCCCAACTGACATTGCACACAACTTGCTGTGCTTATCACGATGATGCCTTCTACAGGGCGAGAATCCTGCGATCCAACAGTGGAAATGGAACTGTACTCGTCCATTTCCAGGATTATGGAAATACGGAGACGGTTTCGTATGGTGACATTAGGATCTTGAATGACACTCAGGAGGGCATTCAACTGCAAACTATGCCCCCAGTTGCTACGGACTTTATCATGGCGGAGGTACTGCCTTTCAAGGATGTATGGGATCCGGCCACGGTGCATAATATCAAACACACCTTGAGGTACAATGAAATGATGGCAGTGGTGTGCTCGGTGCTGCAGAACAAAACGAGAATGCTGAAGCTCTTCTTCGATGGACAGGATTACTCAGAGCTCATGATCAATAATAGGATGGCATTGCCTGCTTCCAGTGACGATTTGACTAATCTAATATGCGCCTCGCCATCCTCTCCAGCAGTCCCCTCACATCAGCACCGACAGACTCGTCCTAACCAACCGCAATACCCCCCACAATCCCATCTTACTCCTCATCACCAGCAGCCAGCCTTCGATACCTTCAACTACAATCACTCCCAGAAACCCTGCAACAACAATTTCTACCAGAAACCTAAATTACAGGGCTATCAAAGCTATCCTCGTCAGCCTCAGGAAAACTGGCGCCAGCAAGCACCTCAACAGCCTTTCTATGTTCCACCTCATCAATATCCTCTCACACCTGCGCCAAACTCCAACTCTCCTCTGTCTCTTGAGAAAGCCGCTCCGAAAACAGCCCAATCCATGGTTAATCGAGTTCTGAAGTACCGAAGATACCCAGTCCTCGTCTCCTTCGTGGAAGATGGGCCCTTGAAGTTCGCAGTGCAACCTGAGGAGAATCTGGAGGAGCTGACGGACTTGATGAAACAAATAAGTTCATGTTCTCTCAAACTGCTCTCAGAGCCCCCAATTCCAGGTTCAGTTTGTTTGGGTCGTTATTCCCAGGATGGAACTCTCAGAAGAGCAGTTGTTCGATCAGTAACAGACTCCCTTCAGGCAAAAGTCTTCTATATAGACTATGGCTCCAGTGAGATTCTCTCACACTCTGACATCTACGAACTACCCCTGGAGTTCGCTCATCCTTACGTATTCTCGATAAGGTTCACCTTGAGCAGTGTTCAATATCTGATCGTTAGTGAGgagatgaagaaatattttcaggaGCTCGTCCAGGGTAAGAGAATGATCTTGGATGTAGTGCCTCCAGAGAACTCACCACTGATGCAGTATGGACATCTGTGGGACAATGGCAGGAACATCTTGGATATGCTGATTGCCAAATTCCCAGGGTGCACTGAGAACTGGCCCGAGAGGAGACCCTTGAGCAGAGGAATCAAGAAGGCTGTCCATGTCTGCTATGTCCAGGGATGCAGCAATTTTTATGTTCAGCTTGATGACGACACGAATACATTGGAGAGATTAACGAAGACTCTAGAGGAGTGCATTAAGACTGCACCACCTGTTAAGCCTGCGTCGATCAAACCTGGCTACAAGTGCCTGGCACACTGCAGTGTCGATTCTCAGTGGTACAGGGCAAAGGTTATCAAAACAGATGGCAATCAGGTCACTGTTCACTACGTTGATTATGGGAATAATGAGCCCATTCCGATTTCTGCACTGAGAACGGTGGGAGGAGAAGTGCTGACGAGAATTCCAGCACTTGGGATCAAGTGTTCCTTGTATGACTTCCAGGGGAAGGAAGTCATCCAGGAAGTTGATAATCTATTTGAGAAGATGGTGATGGATAAGGTTCTGGAGATGGTTGTGTTGAACCATCATGCTGAGGGAATTGTCGTCAAGATGTTTGATAAGAGTGTGCAGCCACATGTGGATGTGGGTGAACAGATGAAAGGCTTTGTACAGAGAAGTGTAATGGAAGCTCAGATAAGGAGTAACGTGCAGACAGGACCCCCGGCACGTGGACGCAG GTCcagcgtaaaaacgcaactcCAGAGCCACCCACATAAGTCGAAATCCAAAAACATTAGACACCCACG TGATGAAATCAACAGCTGGAAGTCTCCTGAGCCCTTGCACAAGGTCTGGAAGGACCAGGAGAATGagcaaaaatatcaagatCTTCAGGCACAACGAACCGCACCACAGGAGTGGGTGGTGGCCCCCCAGGCTGATCGATTTACTTCGCGAAACGACCGAAACGAGCGATCTAGTAGGGACTCCCCTCGTCTAGATCGCAGCGACGCTCGAATCGAACGCTCTCCCCACGACCTAACCCCGAGGACATCAGACAGGTCCAACCGAACGAACCCGATAACACCTTCCTCTCGTTCAGAGCGAAATCCCTCGAACGAGAAAGTCTGGAATGACAAGGACTCCGACACCTCCTCAAGAGGTGGAGGAAGTCGCAGGGAACGTCCGTCTCGAGGTGGAGGCAACAGGCCCCAGCGAAACGACTTTCAACGATCTCCGCGTGACTCCGAATCGAGTGAGAGCAGCTACAAATCCCCAAGACCATTGAGTAATTCGAAGAATCCAGCAGGAAGATCACCGAGAGACCTAAGCGGCAACAACAGACGTCAAAACGAGCTCAGAGACTCTCGAAAACCCTCTTCCGCATCTTATCAATTCCCTTCAACTTCCTCCATTCTTTCCTCACCCTCTGCGCCCCAGAAAACCCAACAACTGAGGATTCCGCCTCCTAATGTCACTCTGGGAGCCATCAAGAACTGTGAACTCGTTCATATTGTCAGCCCCGCGGATTTTTGGATCATCCTCCACCCTGATTACCAGGAACTGGATGggttaatgatgaaaatttctgatAGTTACAAAATGAAAGGACACGTCTTGTCTCAAACTTCAATAAAGCCTGGAACAGATTGTGTTGCTCAGTTTTCAGAGGATTCTGAGTGGTACAGAGCAACTGTCGAGGAAGTGACTCCCACGGGGGCTAAAGTTCGCTTTGTAGATTACGCAAATTGCGAAGTTGTCCCCTTCGACAAGATCCAGGGGATCAAGGAGGAGGTATGCAAGCTCCCAGCTCAGGCCGTTCGAGTTAAACTCCTAGCagccaatgaaaaaatctggGATCCCATCGAAATCGACGCATTCACATCAGCTCTCGAGCTTAAACCCCTGGAGGCTGAATTCGTTGGTCTCGAGAACAAAATTTATACAATTCTTCTTCGCGAAGTTGTTGACGGGGTCCCACAGAAGGAGTATATCAATGAGCGGTACAGCAATGGTACGGATTTGATGGAGGCTAAAGAGTTATCGAGGAACAAGAGCAGAAAGGCAAATCAATCCAGGAGACCAAGGGCGTCAGCACCTGATTATGCTCCTATGAATCAGAAGTGGAAGGATTCGTCTGTTGATCTTGGAGGGCCTCTCGAGGTGATGGTGACCTGGTGCCTGAAtccacataatttttactgtcaGCCGTTAGCAGCTGAAGAGGAGTTCAAGCAGATGATGAACGATATTCAAAGAGTTTACGCGGGAAGGACACCTGTGGAGGAGCCACTGGAAGTGGGGACTGCTGTCATTGCTGTTTTTGCCGATGATGGGGCGTACTATCGGGCTGAAATACTCGAGTTGAATAAGCTCAGGGGAAATATCATCAGGTATATTGACTTTGGTAATTGCGCGATGGTGGAGACCAAGAAAACATTCAGGGTTGAGAAGCAATTTATGGAGATGCCCAAGCAAGCGTTCAACTGCACTCTGAAGAATGTGGTTCCTGTCAGTGGGAATAACTGGACCAAGTCAAACTCTCATGAAATCGACAAACTCTTTAATGTGGAGAAGTTTGAGTGCTGCATCCACGAGATCAAAGACAATAAGTATACAGTATCCCTGATGTTTGAGGAAAAGGATCTGGCTGGGATCATGGTGGAGAAGGGTCTAGCTGATTTTGCAGTTTCTTCGACTGTCGTGGAGGAACCGGAAGTGGTGAAATCGAAGGATAGCGCAGCTGTGGGACAGGCTGAGAAGGCGGCTAGTGCTCATGAACAACCGACAGTGAGGATCGATATCAGCAGGCTGGAGGGACAGACGATCAGGGTAAAGGTATCCAATGTTGAGGGACCTGAACGTTTCCATATTCTGCTGCCTTCAGCTGGAGAGTGCGAGAAGGGAGTTGTTGATTTCATGGCTGGAAAGAGTGCTGAG GTGTTGCCGAAACTATCGAAGCGTGAGGTGTTCCTTGGCTCAGGTTGTCTAGTTGAGACCAAGGGTGGATGGCAGCGTGCTGTTGTCATAAGTACCTCACGATCAACTGGCTTTGACGTCAGGCTCATTGACACTGGGGCCAAACTAGTGATACCAATGGACTGC ATGCTGGCGTTGCCATCACAACTCGCACTTATGCAGAATCAAGCGGTTGAGTGCTACGTCAAGAACGCCAAATCCAATGCCAATGTCGATCAAAATTTCAAGGCTATGGTGGAGCACAAGGAGGTGATCATTCGTGTCGAGAACGTTGATAATAATAG GCTTGCCGTATCAATCTTCGACACTACCGGTCACAAGATCCAGCTCACTCCGACTGACCCACCGGAAGCTATCTGTCCGCTCCTCCCAATGCCCATAATTCACTCAGTGAACAGGGTAATAATATCTCACGTAAACCACTCAAAGAGTTTCTACTTGCAACAAGCATCAGGCATCCCAGACTTGCAGTCTCTTCTCGACGAGCTCTTTAATTTCTACTCGAATTCAGGGCGTCCCCTGGACCGCTCAAACTCGTCCTCGATACTCTGCGCAGCCCAGAGTGAGGACGAGAACTGGTATCGAGCGAAGATCCTCGAAGTCACCGAGACAGGAGCCCTGGTCCAGTACCTGGATTATGGAAACACAGAGGAAGTGCCTTGCCACTTGCTGAAGGTACTCGAGCCCCAGCACTTGATCAAACCCCAGATGTCTCTGGAGGTGTCCCTATCAGTGACTCTAAAAGGGACCGAATCAGAGCAATCAGAGGCATTGAAACCCCTTATCCTGGACAAGGAGTTTACCGCTTCTCTGTACTATATCCGATCAAAATGGATCGTTGAGCTGGAAGACTCTCCAGGTGCAAAAATAAGCGAGACCCTGAGATCGTTGAACCTTCTGAAGCCAGAGGAACAGCCCAAAAAAGTAGAAATCGATCCTACAGAGCCAGATGACCTAATCGTGGGTGGAAAATACAAAATAGCAGTGACGCACGCAGATAATCCAGCCCAGTTCTACATCCAACGTCTTCGAGATGCATCAGCAATCGACGCTCTCCAGGAGAAGCTTCAGTCTGAGGTCCTCAGTTACTCTCAGATCGAGGGAATCCCAGAGGAGAATCTCTTCTGCGCTGCTACGTACTCAGCGGATGGCCTTTGGTACAGAGCTGAGGTGATCGATGCTGACGAGGATCTTGTCACTGTCAGGTTTGTGGACTTTGGAAACACAGATAGCATCACCGATATTAAGAGTGGGATAAAACAACTGCCAGAGTCGATGAAGTCAATTAAGAGGTATGGAATCAAGTGCAGATTGGATCTGATTCCTTCTGGCGAGGAGGACTGGTCCGAGGGGACTTGCGAGAAGTTCCGGACTATGGCGACAGCTAAGGAGTTCATTGACGCTGTGCTAATTGCTGATGGAAATCCGAAAAGATTTGAGTTGTTTGTTGGAGATGAGAACATTGGCGATAAATTGGTAGAGGAGAAATTGGCTATCAAAGTTCATGGAGTTGAGGAGATTTTCGATGAGATTGTTCATAGAGAGTTGGATCCCAGATCAGCTTTCGTCAGTCACATAAATTCACCGAGTGAGTTTTGGGTACAGGAGGAAAAATTTGTAGCGGATTTGGAGACCATTGCTGATAGATTCGTCGTGGCTGACATGTTTGGGAGGATTGAAGAGATGCAGGAGGGGTCTCTGTGTGTTGCCAAATTTCCTGAGGATCAGAACTGGTACCGAGCTAGGATTATTTCTCATGGAGATACTGGAACCAATGTGATTTATATAGATTATGGAAACTCTGCAGTTTCAACGGAAATTAGACAAATCCCTGAGGATCTTGCAGCAATTCCTCCCCTGTCCAGAAAATGCTGTCTTCCCCTTCCTGAGGGAGTAGAACACTGGTCTCAGAAGGCTTGCGAGGAATTTACTAAGATGGCTGATGATGGAGCTACGATTTTTATCCTCGAGGTGATTGAAGAGGGAGAAACTTCCAAGGTGAAGCTCATTCTGGACGACAGCGACATTTCGGAGCAGCTTGGAGAACTCTGTGACAAACCAGTAGCAGTTATTGAGGAAAGACTTTCGCCTCTGGGGGAAGAAACGTCTCCAAATGTCGTGGTAAGTCACGTAGTGTCCCCCCACGAGTTCTGGCTGCAGGCAGATTACAAAATGGCAGACCTGGACCTGATGGCTGAACACCTGGAGAATGCTCACAGTTTGTTGCCCCTGAACAACCTTTCAGAAGGCACCATCTGTGCAGCCAGATTCCCTGAGGATAATCTGTGGTACCGAGCCAAAATCCTCTGTCACTCAGAATCTGAAACCGAGGTGCTCTATATCGACTACGGAAATTCAGCTGTTACCAGTGAACTTCGAGCTCTACCTGAAGATATCATCAGGATCCCCCATCTCTCCATGTTCTCCTCCCTCAAACTTCCTGAGGAACTCGAGTGCTGGTCTCAAGAGGCTTGCGAGAAGTTCATCGAACTAGTGGCAGACGGTGCGACTATGTTCGAGTATGAGGAATTGTCAGAGGATGATCCCAGCCTGATCAAACTGTCTTTGAATGGTCAGGATGTCGTGGAACTCTTGGCTCCCCTCTGCAAGAAGAAACAAATTCCCGAAATTGATGAGGAGCTTCGAAAAGAAGTTAGCAAGATTCAGATGATGAGAGACAGTACTGCTGATGAGACTTTAACCAACTCTTGCCAGGTTCAGCATGAAATCAATGTTGAGAAAAGTCGAGAGGAGATTGTCAACAAGTTGGGGGATATGATCATTCAAACTGAGAGCATCAGTGAACATCTTTCCAGCAGTATCGCTGGAATCGAAGGAACTGCGCATTCTGAGCTATCTTCAACAAACGTTTCTGTTAAAATTGAGTCACCCCCTGACGGCACT